In Kangiella profundi, one DNA window encodes the following:
- a CDS encoding GNAT family N-acetyltransferase: protein MNKNTIDTGRLLLRPFDASDLDDYLEYALDPEVMKYIRPVGDPKVAREMFLSHAGDWTGEEGRWMGAAVVLKDTGKMIGDVGFRYKSKQHQQIEIGYKFNRHFQGHGYGSEALQALLKLIVRDWPFHKLVAYCEPRNIASWKLMEKIGMQREGYFQENFNFDGRWQNEVAYGVLKRNLKL, encoded by the coding sequence TTGAATAAAAACACCATAGACACTGGACGATTACTATTAAGACCCTTTGATGCATCAGATCTGGATGATTATCTTGAGTATGCTCTTGACCCAGAAGTGATGAAATATATTCGTCCGGTGGGTGATCCCAAAGTTGCGCGTGAGATGTTTTTGAGTCATGCCGGTGACTGGACAGGAGAAGAGGGACGATGGATGGGTGCTGCAGTCGTCCTCAAAGATACTGGAAAAATGATTGGTGACGTTGGCTTTCGTTACAAAAGCAAACAGCATCAGCAAATAGAGATTGGTTATAAATTTAACCGTCATTTTCAAGGACATGGTTATGGCTCTGAGGCTTTACAGGCTCTCTTGAAGTTAATTGTTCGTGACTGGCCATTTCATAAGCTAGTGGCCTATTGTGAACCGAGAAATATAGCTTCCTGGAAGCTGATGGAAAAAATTGGCATGCAGAGAGAGGGATATTTTCAGGAAAACTTTAACTTTGATGGGCGTTGGCAAAACGAAGTGGCTTATGGCGTTTTGAAAAGAAATTTGAAACTTTAA
- a CDS encoding DUF885 domain-containing protein, with protein sequence MTKITLVSLSLALVLYGCSNEQEQTTTKTATAEVTQSQSEQTMTTEEASKALNQIFEQQFQASLALNPIQATAIGVHGYNDKLPNFLSPEFRKKSHDFTVEWLDKVRQIDRKLLTGQDRLSYDIYIYNSEHSLNGEQFPGHLIPINQSSNIANFFAQLGSGQSFQPFKTVEDYENWLKRVDGGVAIMEQAITNMNQGIEKKVVQPKALMQKVIPQLAAHVVEDPTQSIFYTPITNMPEDFSDEDKKRLEAAYKQAIVEKLVPAYKNLHDYIKDDYMQHARDSFGLSEQPNGEAWYNYQLKTYTTTDLTAEEIHQFGLDEVARIRAEMEQVMAQVGFEGTLEDWFKYVQANPEFYYDNEEDLLQGYRDLQAKVNKLLPSMFDIAPKTDYEVRAVEAFRAESAAGASYMAGSPDGSRPGIFYVNTFNLKGQPKFGMETLSIHEAAPGHHFQISLQQEIEGLPMFRRFGGLSVFSEGWALYAESIGKEMGMFTDPMQYYGRLSDEMLRAMRLVVDTGLHAKGWSRQDAIDYMMANSSMADTDVVSEVERYIAWPGQAVSYKVGQRIISNLRAEAERKLGDKFEIKAFHREVLVDGAVPMPVLETKIREWIDSQLNEA encoded by the coding sequence ATGACCAAAATAACCCTAGTAAGTCTTAGTCTGGCTTTAGTACTTTATGGCTGTAGCAATGAGCAAGAACAGACAACAACAAAAACTGCTACTGCAGAAGTGACACAGAGTCAGTCAGAACAAACGATGACCACGGAAGAAGCTTCTAAAGCGCTTAATCAAATATTCGAGCAACAATTCCAGGCAAGTCTGGCTCTTAATCCAATCCAGGCAACAGCTATTGGGGTACACGGATATAACGACAAGTTACCCAATTTCTTATCACCTGAGTTTCGTAAGAAAAGTCACGACTTCACCGTCGAGTGGTTAGACAAAGTAAGGCAGATTGATCGAAAGCTGTTAACTGGTCAAGATCGCCTTAGCTATGACATTTACATATACAACTCGGAACACAGCCTCAACGGCGAGCAGTTTCCGGGCCACTTAATTCCAATTAATCAGTCCAGCAATATCGCAAACTTTTTTGCCCAGCTGGGTTCTGGCCAAAGCTTCCAACCATTTAAAACAGTGGAAGATTACGAAAACTGGCTGAAACGTGTTGATGGTGGCGTTGCAATTATGGAGCAAGCTATTACCAACATGAATCAGGGAATTGAGAAAAAAGTTGTTCAGCCAAAAGCTCTTATGCAAAAGGTTATCCCACAACTGGCTGCCCACGTAGTTGAAGATCCAACACAGAGCATTTTCTATACCCCAATAACGAATATGCCTGAAGATTTTTCTGACGAAGACAAGAAGCGTCTTGAAGCAGCTTACAAGCAGGCAATCGTTGAGAAATTAGTTCCTGCCTATAAAAATCTACATGACTACATTAAAGACGATTACATGCAGCATGCACGGGATAGCTTCGGTTTAAGTGAGCAACCTAATGGTGAAGCCTGGTACAACTATCAACTTAAAACCTACACCACTACCGATCTGACGGCAGAAGAAATTCATCAGTTTGGGCTCGACGAAGTTGCTCGTATCCGCGCTGAGATGGAACAGGTAATGGCACAAGTTGGCTTTGAGGGTACTCTGGAAGACTGGTTCAAGTATGTTCAGGCCAACCCAGAGTTTTACTATGACAACGAAGAAGATTTGTTGCAGGGCTATCGAGATTTACAGGCCAAGGTAAACAAGTTATTGCCGAGCATGTTCGATATAGCACCTAAAACCGATTACGAAGTTCGCGCAGTAGAAGCCTTCCGCGCCGAATCTGCAGCTGGGGCTTCTTACATGGCAGGTTCGCCCGATGGCTCACGTCCTGGTATTTTCTACGTTAATACCTTTAACTTAAAGGGCCAGCCAAAATTTGGCATGGAAACACTGTCCATTCATGAAGCAGCACCAGGCCACCACTTCCAGATATCCTTGCAACAGGAGATTGAAGGCCTGCCGATGTTCCGCCGTTTTGGGGGCTTGAGTGTTTTCAGTGAAGGTTGGGCACTGTATGCTGAATCCATCGGTAAGGAAATGGGTATGTTCACTGACCCAATGCAATACTATGGTCGTTTGAGCGATGAAATGCTACGCGCCATGCGACTGGTCGTTGATACAGGACTTCATGCAAAAGGCTGGTCACGCCAAGATGCCATTGATTACATGATGGCTAATTCGTCAATGGCTGATACTGATGTAGTCTCAGAGGTTGAACGTTACATCGCTTGGCCAGGTCAGGCAGTGTCCTATAAAGTTGGTCAACGAATTATCAGCAACTTGAGAGCGGAAGCAGAGCGAAAGCTTGGCGATAAGTTTGAAATAAAAGCATTCCATCGAGAAGTTTTAGTGGATGGTGCTGTGCCGATGCCAGTACTGGAAACTAAAATCCGTGAGTGGATTGATTCGCAACTCAATGAAGCCTGA
- a CDS encoding DUF4442 domain-containing protein, with the protein MNDTVSSSKALADNRLAKVVKFIQSYPKFIRGFLLNFVIRKTVKLVGTAKIEVLKLTKDESIFRIQNRKKVQNHIGTVHAAAMALIAETATGMVVGMNVPDDKYLVIKTLKVDFMKRAVGSLTARANLTEEQRQSILSEEKGEVNVAVSVMDEENKEPIECTMIWAWTPKRR; encoded by the coding sequence ATGAATGACACTGTTTCTTCCAGTAAAGCATTGGCGGATAACCGTCTGGCTAAAGTTGTTAAGTTCATCCAGTCATACCCAAAGTTTATACGGGGCTTCCTGCTTAACTTTGTGATTAGAAAAACTGTGAAGTTGGTGGGCACAGCCAAAATAGAAGTGTTAAAACTGACTAAGGATGAATCGATATTCCGAATTCAGAACCGCAAGAAAGTACAGAATCATATAGGTACCGTTCATGCTGCGGCCATGGCTCTCATCGCTGAAACCGCCACCGGTATGGTGGTAGGGATGAATGTTCCAGATGATAAGTATTTGGTGATAAAGACCCTGAAAGTTGACTTCATGAAAAGGGCTGTTGGAAGTTTAACTGCCAGGGCAAACCTGACAGAAGAACAGCGCCAATCGATTTTGAGCGAAGAAAAAGGAGAGGTAAATGTGGCGGTAAGCGTTATGGATGAGGAAAACAAGGAGCCGATTGAGTGCACCATGATATGGGCCTGGACCCCAAAGAGGCGTTGA
- the prfB gene encoding peptide chain release factor 2 (programmed frameshift) — protein MLEVNPIREQLKDMSERVETLRGYLDFDTKQERLVEVERELEQPDVWNDQERAQSLGQERAKLEAVVNTIKDLETGIADNQELLELSVEEDDADSVTEIENEVKQLNASLEKLEFRRMFSGEMDENNAYLDIQAGSGGTEAQDWASMLLRMYLRWCESRGFKAEVTEESDGDVAGIKSATIRVEGEYAYGWLRTETGVHRLVRKSPFDSGNRRHTSFASVFVYPEVDDDIDIEVNPADLRVDTYRASGAGGQHVNKTDSAIRLTHIPTGIVVQCQNDRSQHKNRAQAMSMMKAKLYELEMQKQREEQQALEDTKSDIGWGSQIRSYVLDQSRIKDLRTGHESSNTQAVLDGDLDSFIEASLKAGV, from the exons ATGTTGGAAGTAAACCCTATCCGTGAACAATTGAAAGATATGTCTGAGCGTGTTGAAACGCTTAGGGGGTATCTT GACTTTGATACAAAGCAAGAAAGGCTTGTAGAAGTCGAGCGCGAGCTTGAGCAGCCCGATGTCTGGAATGACCAGGAAAGAGCTCAGTCTCTTGGCCAGGAAAGAGCCAAGCTGGAAGCCGTCGTTAACACCATAAAAGATCTTGAGACAGGTATAGCCGATAATCAGGAGTTGCTTGAGTTATCCGTTGAAGAGGATGATGCTGATAGCGTCACCGAGATTGAGAATGAAGTAAAACAACTGAATGCCAGTCTTGAAAAGCTAGAATTCCGTCGAATGTTTTCTGGCGAAATGGATGAAAATAACGCCTACCTTGATATCCAGGCGGGTTCAGGCGGCACCGAAGCCCAGGACTGGGCCAGCATGTTGTTAAGAATGTACCTTCGCTGGTGTGAAAGCCGAGGGTTTAAAGCCGAAGTGACTGAAGAGTCAGATGGTGATGTAGCTGGAATTAAAAGTGCTACTATCAGAGTCGAAGGCGAATATGCTTATGGCTGGTTGAGAACGGAAACCGGTGTTCACCGTTTGGTGAGAAAGTCTCCATTTGACTCAGGCAATCGTCGCCATACTTCCTTTGCATCGGTATTTGTCTATCCCGAAGTTGACGATGATATTGATATCGAGGTTAATCCGGCAGACTTACGAGTAGATACTTACCGTGCCAGTGGCGCCGGTGGTCAGCACGTCAACAAAACCGATTCTGCGATACGCTTAACGCACATTCCGACTGGAATTGTGGTGCAATGTCAGAATGATCGCTCTCAGCACAAAAATCGTGCTCAGGCGATGAGTATGATGAAAGCCAAGCTCTATGAGCTTGAGATGCAAAAGCAGCGAGAAGAGCAGCAGGCCCTGGAAGATACTAAGTCCGATATTGGCTGGGGCAGCCAGATTCGATCTTATGTATTGGATCAGTCGCGGATTAAGGATCTACGTACCGGACATGAATCAAGTAATACTCAGGCGGTTTTGGATGGAGATTTGGACAGCTTTATCGAAGCCTCGCTCAAAGCAGGCGTTTAA
- the lysS gene encoding lysine--tRNA ligase — protein sequence MSNQETPVVDVNEQITLRKQKLADKRKQGIAFPNDFRRDSLAEEIAHEYGDKEKTELEELGKKVKVAGRIMLFRNMGKASFITIQDMSGRIQSYVRKDAVGDEVYEDFKTWDIGDIVGIEGTVFKTNKGELSVKASSIRLLTKSLRPLPDKWSGLSDQETRYRQRYVDLIVNQQSRETFIVRSKVVKAIRDFLESRDFLEVETPMMHVIPGGASARPFETHHNALDMPLYLRIAPELYLKRLVVGGLEKVFEINRNFRNEGLSTRHNPEFTMLEFYWAYADYNDLMDLTEAMLRYTVETVLGKTVFESSGETYDFGKPFARMTVLEAIMKYQPEIKLEQLTDMDKAREVAKRLKLKLEDSWGLGRVQIEIFEEVAEHKLIQPTFITAYPAEVSPLARRNDEDPFITDRFEFFAGGRELANGFSELNDAEDQADRFKAQVEAKDAGDDEAMHYDADYIRALEYGLPPTAGEGIGIDRLVMLLTDSPSIRDVLLFPHMRPE from the coding sequence ATGAGCAATCAAGAAACCCCAGTAGTTGATGTCAACGAGCAGATTACTTTACGTAAGCAAAAGTTGGCAGATAAACGAAAACAGGGGATTGCCTTCCCGAACGACTTCCGTCGTGATTCTTTAGCTGAGGAAATTGCCCACGAGTATGGCGATAAGGAAAAGACTGAGCTTGAAGAATTGGGTAAGAAGGTAAAGGTTGCTGGCCGCATCATGTTATTCCGTAACATGGGTAAAGCGAGTTTTATTACCATTCAGGATATGTCTGGTCGCATTCAATCTTACGTCCGCAAAGATGCAGTTGGTGATGAAGTCTATGAAGATTTTAAAACCTGGGACATCGGCGATATTGTTGGCATTGAAGGTACTGTTTTTAAAACCAACAAAGGCGAGCTATCTGTTAAAGCATCCAGTATTCGACTATTAACTAAATCATTACGTCCGTTACCTGACAAGTGGAGCGGTTTGTCAGATCAGGAAACGCGTTATCGTCAGCGCTATGTCGATCTAATTGTTAATCAACAATCTCGTGAAACTTTCATTGTTCGCTCAAAAGTGGTTAAGGCGATTCGTGACTTTTTAGAATCTCGCGATTTCCTTGAAGTTGAAACCCCAATGATGCATGTGATTCCTGGCGGTGCATCTGCACGCCCATTCGAGACGCACCACAATGCATTGGATATGCCACTTTATTTGCGTATTGCACCAGAGCTATATTTAAAGCGTTTAGTTGTGGGTGGTCTTGAAAAAGTATTTGAGATCAACCGTAACTTCCGTAACGAAGGTTTATCGACTCGCCATAACCCAGAGTTCACCATGCTTGAGTTCTACTGGGCCTATGCTGATTATAATGACCTGATGGATCTGACTGAAGCAATGTTGCGTTATACGGTTGAAACGGTGCTTGGTAAGACGGTGTTTGAAAGCAGTGGTGAAACTTATGATTTTGGCAAGCCATTTGCACGTATGACGGTACTTGAAGCCATCATGAAATATCAGCCAGAAATTAAGCTTGAGCAATTAACTGATATGGATAAGGCTCGTGAAGTCGCTAAGCGTTTGAAACTTAAGTTGGAAGACTCATGGGGCTTGGGCCGTGTTCAGATTGAAATCTTCGAAGAAGTGGCTGAACATAAATTGATTCAACCAACTTTCATTACTGCATATCCAGCAGAAGTGTCTCCATTGGCACGTCGTAATGATGAAGATCCCTTCATTACTGACCGCTTTGAATTCTTTGCTGGTGGTCGCGAGTTAGCCAATGGCTTCTCAGAGTTGAATGACGCAGAAGATCAGGCGGATCGTTTCAAGGCACAGGTTGAAGCGAAAGATGCAGGCGACGATGAAGCTATGCACTATGATGCTGACTACATCCGTGCACTAGAGTATGGCCTTCCGCCAACTGCTGGTGAGGGCATCGGTATTGATCGTCTGGTGATGTTGTTGACTGATAGTCCAAGTATTCGTGATGTGTTGCTATTCCCGCATATGCGACCTGAATAA
- a CDS encoding DUF3081 family protein has protein sequence MSTDIDIRQALRVFQIIADKGEQRGNRHYFKGIYAMSGFDGYDVELTDEKVTLNIYFHSRFDLGYKNQIDKEAFFEKINKIDALRKSKDKS, from the coding sequence ATGTCCACTGATATAGATATCCGTCAAGCACTGAGAGTGTTTCAGATTATCGCTGATAAAGGCGAGCAACGTGGTAATCGTCATTACTTTAAAGGTATTTATGCTATGTCAGGTTTTGATGGCTATGACGTAGAATTGACCGATGAAAAAGTAACTCTCAATATATACTTCCATAGTCGGTTTGACTTAGGCTATAAAAATCAAATAGATAAAGAGGCTTTTTTCGAAAAGATAAACAAAATCGATGCTTTGAGAAAGTCTAAAGATAAGTCCTGA
- a CDS encoding DUF885 domain-containing protein: MSSSRIHKVTALSFSIAMAFSSATVLASPTTVSFLSSDKVAAVKQQTEAEKAAAIYAEHWERSLEMNPLMATFMGDNRFNDQLGDWGTEEGLAKQLAFSKEFLAKINTIDPSKLKGQDLLSYKVFKGEREAEIEGAKFPDHLQPIQQFYNPFNFIAMLGSGNSAQPFKTVKDYENWLSRLEQAAGGVDVIIGNMREGMEQGVVQPKALMVKVLPQLKAHIVDDVETSLFYGPIKNMPESFSEEDRKRLTQEYVKAIKGWVVPTYQKMHDFIEKEYIPAARETSGMVALPNGKEWYAFKVKETTSTDLTPEQIHQIGLDEVARLHNEMKGVMKEVGFEGTLKEFFEFTKTDPQFQFDTKEDMLQAYENLRGKLDKTAPDLFKVIPKAEFEIRAVEPYREQSSSAASYQSPSPDGSRPGIFYVNTYDLSARPTWTVESLYLHEAVPGHHFQRSTQIELKDVPNFRRFGGTTAYTEGWGLYSESLGKEMGVYTDPYQYFGALSAELWRAIRLVTDTGLHAKGWSREEVLEYMEANSPAAEARMVSEAERFMAIPSQALAYKIGQLKIRELRTLAENELGDKFDIREFHHEVLKDGAIPLNILEDKINRWIKEQKKSQS; the protein is encoded by the coding sequence ATGAGTAGTTCGAGAATCCACAAAGTTACCGCTTTGTCCTTTTCTATTGCAATGGCCTTTTCCAGCGCCACCGTTCTTGCAAGCCCGACCACAGTTAGTTTCCTAAGTAGCGATAAAGTCGCTGCTGTTAAACAGCAAACTGAAGCTGAAAAAGCTGCGGCTATCTATGCTGAGCACTGGGAAAGAAGCCTTGAAATGAATCCATTGATGGCAACGTTTATGGGCGATAATCGCTTCAATGACCAACTCGGTGATTGGGGTACGGAAGAGGGTCTCGCAAAACAGTTAGCCTTCAGTAAAGAATTTTTAGCAAAAATTAATACTATTGATCCTTCTAAGCTAAAAGGGCAAGACTTACTGAGTTACAAAGTTTTTAAAGGTGAGCGCGAAGCTGAAATCGAGGGTGCTAAGTTCCCTGACCATTTACAGCCTATTCAGCAGTTTTATAATCCTTTCAATTTCATTGCCATGTTGGGTTCGGGCAATAGTGCACAACCGTTTAAGACTGTTAAAGATTATGAAAACTGGTTAAGCCGTCTTGAGCAGGCAGCGGGTGGTGTTGACGTTATCATTGGTAACATGCGTGAAGGTATGGAGCAGGGCGTTGTGCAGCCCAAGGCATTGATGGTTAAGGTATTGCCACAGCTCAAAGCACACATTGTTGATGATGTTGAGACCAGCCTTTTTTATGGCCCAATTAAAAATATGCCTGAATCTTTCTCAGAAGAGGACAGAAAGCGTTTAACTCAAGAATATGTCAAAGCTATTAAAGGCTGGGTCGTTCCAACCTACCAAAAAATGCATGACTTCATTGAGAAAGAGTATATTCCTGCGGCACGTGAGACCTCGGGTATGGTGGCACTGCCAAACGGTAAAGAGTGGTACGCCTTTAAGGTCAAAGAAACAACCAGTACTGATTTAACGCCAGAACAAATTCATCAAATTGGATTGGACGAAGTCGCTCGTCTGCACAATGAAATGAAGGGGGTTATGAAGGAAGTAGGCTTCGAGGGTACACTCAAGGAGTTTTTTGAGTTTACTAAGACTGATCCGCAGTTCCAGTTTGATACAAAAGAAGACATGTTGCAGGCTTATGAGAACTTAAGAGGCAAGCTCGATAAAACTGCTCCGGATCTCTTTAAGGTAATTCCAAAAGCTGAGTTTGAAATCCGTGCGGTTGAGCCTTATCGCGAGCAATCTTCTTCAGCGGCATCATACCAAAGCCCGTCACCAGATGGTTCTCGTCCAGGTATTTTCTACGTCAATACGTATGACCTATCAGCTCGTCCAACATGGACCGTTGAATCCTTGTATCTTCATGAAGCTGTGCCAGGTCACCACTTCCAACGCTCAACGCAAATTGAGTTAAAAGATGTTCCGAACTTCCGACGTTTTGGTGGTACCACTGCTTATACGGAAGGTTGGGGGCTATATTCTGAATCGCTGGGTAAGGAAATGGGCGTTTATACCGATCCTTACCAATACTTTGGTGCGTTGAGTGCCGAGTTGTGGCGTGCCATCCGCCTGGTAACTGATACCGGTTTACATGCAAAAGGCTGGAGCAGAGAAGAGGTTCTCGAGTATATGGAAGCAAATTCACCAGCTGCTGAAGCACGCATGGTCTCAGAAGCTGAGCGTTTTATGGCTATTCCAAGCCAGGCCCTTGCCTACAAAATTGGTCAGCTCAAAATTCGTGAGTTACGAACACTGGCTGAAAATGAGTTAGGCGATAAGTTCGATATCCGCGAGTTCCATCATGAAGTACTTAAAGATGGTGCAATTCCTTTGAATATTCTGGAAGATAAAATCAATCGTTGGATTAAAGAACAGAAAAAGTCACAATCTTAA
- the ygfZ gene encoding CAF17-like 4Fe-4S cluster assembly/insertion protein YgfZ, with amino-acid sequence MNFTNQDAMQHIIQLQNIACELGHYGIIRVHGEDAKKFLQGQLTCDLDKITDQKASLGGFCNVQGRLHGIFFTIKYGEDYLLLVPKQGLEHLLNKLKMYAVFFKVELVDASLDFQIWGHTQKGANSNFAEDMSLVVTEANGVTEVHLNSLFNASFMVAEKEHGNAIIKALEGTTLADVNAWDYIEIQAHIPLVYEETIEELLPHFVGLPQVGGVSFDKGCYTGQEIVARMHYRGKLKTHALLAYSKDTATLTPGDKVHNEDDKAVGDVIRSTVFDGKTYALISLADKAMESELTINGAQFEILD; translated from the coding sequence ATGAATTTTACCAATCAAGACGCAATGCAACACATCATCCAACTTCAGAATATTGCATGTGAACTGGGCCATTACGGCATTATCAGGGTGCATGGCGAGGACGCAAAGAAGTTTCTTCAGGGGCAGTTGACCTGCGACCTGGACAAAATCACAGACCAGAAAGCTAGCCTTGGTGGATTCTGCAATGTTCAGGGACGTCTGCATGGTATCTTTTTCACCATTAAGTATGGCGAAGATTACTTGCTGCTGGTACCTAAACAGGGACTAGAACACCTGCTCAATAAATTGAAAATGTACGCCGTCTTTTTCAAGGTTGAACTGGTAGATGCCAGCCTCGACTTTCAGATCTGGGGGCACACGCAAAAAGGCGCAAACAGTAATTTTGCTGAAGATATGAGCCTGGTGGTAACTGAGGCTAATGGCGTCACAGAGGTACACTTGAACAGCCTGTTCAATGCTTCCTTCATGGTTGCAGAAAAGGAGCATGGCAATGCAATTATCAAAGCACTGGAAGGCACTACGCTCGCTGACGTTAACGCTTGGGACTATATCGAAATTCAGGCTCATATCCCCTTGGTCTACGAAGAAACTATCGAAGAGTTACTGCCACACTTTGTTGGTTTGCCGCAGGTAGGCGGAGTCAGCTTTGACAAAGGGTGCTACACAGGTCAGGAAATCGTTGCTCGTATGCATTATCGCGGTAAGCTTAAAACTCATGCTTTACTGGCCTACTCTAAAGACACGGCAACTTTAACGCCGGGTGACAAGGTTCACAACGAGGATGATAAAGCTGTTGGAGATGTCATTCGCTCAACGGTTTTTGATGGCAAAACTTATGCCTTAATAAGCCTTGCCGACAAGGCCATGGAAAGTGAACTGACGATCAATGGTGCCCAATTCGAAATTCTTGACTGA
- a CDS encoding FAD assembly factor SdhE yields the protein MTEEQLKKLQWASRRGMLELDVVLIPYLEEEACHFDDEKAAQYAIFLEQDDPDLYAWIMGYDTPKPEFAPIIAAIKEFINKKIK from the coding sequence ATGACTGAAGAGCAGTTGAAGAAATTACAATGGGCTAGCCGTCGTGGCATGCTGGAATTAGACGTAGTATTGATTCCATACCTCGAAGAAGAAGCGTGCCATTTTGATGATGAAAAGGCCGCCCAATATGCGATATTTCTGGAGCAGGATGACCCTGACCTCTATGCCTGGATTATGGGCTATGACACCCCAAAGCCTGAGTTTGCTCCTATCATTGCAGCAATTAAAGAGTTCATTAACAAAAAAATAAAATAA
- a CDS encoding protein YgfX produces the protein MNLFIDINPSKALVRAILLLWLLVFSSIVVFTFSQFSLKAALVLFVVSIVVLFPLTVWQYRAFSRLNAGVRQLQFIDGDWYMVRQHGSNEQKIAIEIEDNNVLWPGWILLNYKLDNAFDGSLPKLSNLLINHKKRLLICRDAVSETDFRHLSRVLRFYRRGDTRINQE, from the coding sequence ATGAATCTTTTTATTGATATCAACCCATCAAAAGCTCTAGTGCGAGCTATCCTTTTGCTTTGGTTGCTGGTATTTTCCAGCATCGTAGTTTTTACTTTTTCTCAGTTCTCCTTAAAAGCCGCTCTTGTTCTTTTTGTTGTGAGCATAGTTGTTTTGTTTCCCCTTACTGTATGGCAATATCGAGCCTTTTCACGGTTAAATGCTGGAGTCAGGCAACTTCAATTTATTGATGGCGATTGGTATATGGTTCGACAGCATGGCTCAAACGAGCAAAAAATTGCGATCGAAATTGAAGATAATAATGTCCTTTGGCCAGGTTGGATTTTATTGAACTATAAATTGGATAATGCTTTTGATGGCAGTCTGCCAAAGCTCTCAAATTTACTAATTAATCACAAGAAACGGTTATTGATTTGTCGTGATGCTGTAAGCGAGACAGATTTCAGACATCTGTCTCGAGTGCTACGTTTTTATCGTAGGGGGGACACCAGAATTAATCAGGAATGA